In Doryrhamphus excisus isolate RoL2022-K1 chromosome 7, RoL_Dexc_1.0, whole genome shotgun sequence, one genomic interval encodes:
- the gxylt1b gene encoding glucoside xylosyltransferase 1, giving the protein MRRYIRALFMCTVFAVFSGLYIYSKLFEADLSEENDTKRIYVPPRVPGPRQGDKAGQQSSHRRNRNIMRQPGQLETVTQSRPHPLMHLAVVACGERLEETLNMLKSAVLFSVKHLQLHIFAEDQLHVGFVEALESWPGFIRSRFNYTVYPISFPSENAAEWKKLFKPCASQRLFLPLILKDVDSLVYVDSDILFLQPVDRLWAYLSHFNALQLAAVAPEHEEPRIAWYNRFARHPYYGKTGINSGVMLMNLTRMRNSFFKNDMTPVGLRWEELLMPLLQKYKLNITWGDQDLLNIIFHYNPEFLLEFPCQWNYRPDHCIYGSNCASAENDGIYILHGNRGVYHDHKQPSFRSVYDAIRKYSFGADPVASLLAPLEKQLLKTTHTYCGKSHTLFTKALVHSLANVNRKSPLVR; this is encoded by the exons ATGCGGCGTTACATTCGTGCACTGTTCATGTGCACGGTGTTTGCCGTGTTTTCTGGATTGTACATCTATAGTAAGCTGTTTGAAGCGGACTTGTCGGAGGAAAACGATACGAAGAGGATTTACGTCCCCCCAAGAGTCCCAGGACCCAGACAGGGGGACAAAGCGGGGCAACAAAGCTCACACCGACGCAACAG GAATATCATGCGTCAGCCGGGGCAGCTGGAAACAGTCACCCAGAGCAGACCGCATCCCCTCATGCACTTGGCTGTGGTGGCCTGCGGCGAGCGCCTGGAGGAGACGCTCAATATGTTAAAGTCGGCCGTGCTTTTTAGCGTCAAGCACCTCCAGCTGCACATTTTTGCAGAGGATCAGCTGCATGTGGGCTTCGTGGAAGCT CTCGAATCCTGGCCGGGTTTTATCCGCTCCAGGTTCAACTATACGGTCTACCCCATCAGCTTCCCCAGTGAGAATGCAGCAGAGTGGAAAAAACTCTTCAAACCTTGTGCTTCACAAAGACTCTTTCTACCT ctcATCTTAAAGGATGTTGACTCTCTTGTCTATGTGGACTCGGACATCCTCTTCCTGCAGCCGGTGGACCGCTTGTGGGCGTACCTGTCCCACTTCAATGCGTTACAGTTGGCCGCCGTGGCCCCAGAGCACGAGGAGCCTCGCATTGCTTGGTACAACCGCTTCGCCCGGCACCCCTATTACGGAAAAACGGGCATAAACTCGGGGGTGATGCTGATGAACCTCACAAGGATGAGGAATTCGTTTTTTAAG AATGATATGACACCAGTGGGTCTCCGATGGGAGGAGTTGCTGATGCCGCTACttcaaaaatacaaactaaACATAACATGGGGAGACCAGGATCTGCTTAACATCATTTTCCACTACAATCCTG agttcCTGCTGGAGTTTCCATGCCAGTGGAATTACAGACCGGACCACTGCATCTACGGCAGCAACTGCGCCTCCGCTGAGAACGACGGCATCTATATACTGCATGGAAACAGAGGCGTATATCACGACCACAAGCAACCGTCTTTCAGATCTGTTTATGATGCCATACGGAAG TACTCGTTTGGAGCAGACCCCGTGGCGTCTCTGTTGGCTCCCCTGGAGAAGCAACTTTTGAAGACGACTCACACCTACTGCGGGAAATCCCACACGCTTTTCACCAAGGCGCTGGTGCACAGCCTGGCTAACGTCAACAGGAAGAGCCCACTTGTACGGTGA